A segment of the Aureliella helgolandensis genome:
TTATTGGTCAACGAGTGGGCTCGTGACCGAACCGAGCGAGAGAAGCGTCCGCTCTTGAAACTCGCGAAAGACGAATTGAAACGGTCGGGGCAGAATTTCTCCCTCAACCTGCCAGAGCTCGACGACCGCACGTATGAAATCACGGCTGAGCATCTGCGTCGCGAGGCACTGACGTTCGTTTATCGGCTGTTGTTTTGTTTCTACGCGGAAGCCCGCGGTGGTGAGCTGGAGATCCTGCCGGTCGACGACAACATTTTTCGGCTAGGTTACAGCCTGGAGTCGTTGCGTGATCTGGAGCTGGTGCCGCTGACCGATGCGACGAGTGAGGGGACGTACTTTCACCAGCATTTGAAGTCGCTGTTCAGCATCATTCACGGCGGTTTCCGTCCGAACGACGACTCCAACAAGGCCGAACAGTCTCGCTTGCTGTTCAACGGCGAAACTGTGCGAGCGTTTGAAGTTCGTCCTCTGACGGCCACACTGTTTTCGCCTGATGCGACACCGCTGCTCAACCGGGCGGAGTTGTCCAATGGGTGTTTGCAGCAGGTAATTCGCAAGCTATCGCTCAGTACCGACAAGAATTCAAGAACCATCGGTCGCGTGAATTACGCCGAATTGGGCATCAACCAGTTGGGCGCCGTCTACGAAGGCTTGCTGTCTTACAAGGGGATGTTCGCGGACCAGGAGTTAATCCACGTCAAACCGGCCAGCAAAGACTTTGGCGACAAAAAGACACCGACGTGGTTTGTCCCGAAGGATCGGCTGGAAGAATTCAAGAAGGACGAAGTCGAACGTCTCGAAGACGGTAAGCCGCGGATTTACCGCAAAGGCGAATTCATCCTGCATCTCAACGGGATCGATCGCGAACAATCGGCGTCGTACTACACGCCGGAAGTTCTAACTAAATGTCTGGTCGAGGAAGCCTTGCGGGAGCTGCTGAAGGATTACACGCCCGATGATGCCGACAAGATCTTGCAACTGAAGATCTGCGAACCGGCGATGGGCAGCGGCGCGTTCCTGAACGAAGCCGCCGAGCAACTGGCGACTCGTTACCTGGAACTGAAGCAGAAGCAGCTCCAAGAAAAGTACCCGTCTGGCGAAGTTCCGCTCAGCGATTTGCGAATGGGGATGTCCCTTGCGTTGTTAAAACTGTTGGTGGTCTCGCTGGCTAAAGGGTACTGGAAAAGGTCTTTAGGATCAAACAGGTGGTGGAACTAAAGTGATGGGGCCCGTGCCGTCGCCGGAGCCGTAGGCGACGGCACGGGCCCCGACGGCGGCTTTGTTGGTGTAGCCGCGTGTTCTCTCGCTAGGGCGGCAATCAGCTTAGGTAGTTCCTTGTGGCCGCTGATTCGATGGAACCCCTTTTCGGCCTCAAGCAGTGCGTAGGACAGCCAGCGACTCGCCTGATCCGTGTCGGCTCGGAATCGTGTTACACGCCCCAAGCGGCGACGCGTGTTCAGGAAGGAGTTCTCAATCGCGTTGGTACTTAGCAGTGAACGATGGAGCGTGTTTGGCACTTCGAGTCGGTGAAGGGCTAGCAGGTCCTCACCGGCCTCATGAAGGCTCTTAAACGCTTCGGCATTGAGAGGCTCAAGGAATGCCTCTAGCTCGCCGACGACCTCTTGTGCGGCGGTATAACCCTGCACGCTACGGAGTCGTCTAAACAGCCGAGCGAGTTCACCCGTATGACGCTTCGATAGCTTGCCACGAATGTTGCGTTCCTTGTGAACTAAGCAGCGTTGGATGACCGAGTCGGGGAAGTGCTCCTTGACCGCTTTGCGAAGCACATCGCTGCCATCCAGGACTGCCAGTAAGCGCTGCGAGCAAGTAAAGCCGCGACGGGCCAAGCGAGCAAGCAATTCATTGGATACAACTGCATTTTCACTACTGCCCAGCGCAAAGTCGAGCACATGCTTGCAGCCTTCAGAATCAATACCGAGAGCAACCACTGCCGTCTGGTCTGAGCTTAGCCGGATACCATCGAGCATCAGAATGCACCACGTATGCCCCGACAGATCACGGCTGCGTAGCTCGTCGATCAATCGTGTTCCCGCCTCTTGCCATAGACGCGAGACGCTCGAGCGGCTTACGCCTGGCGACTTCGGCTTCACCACAGACATCTGACGAGTGCTTACCCCAGACATCAACGCTTGAATTACAGCCTTCTCCAGCTGCTCAGGATCGTTGGCGGCAGCGTAGCTGATCAGCTCCACTTCGCGGCTTCCCCCCGCCTCCTGACGCTCGCGAACTCGCGGACGCGTCACCGACTCCCGTTCACCTTCGACCAAGATGCGTCCCGCGGCGCTACCAGCTCGATAGGTCCGACAATCGCTCGGGGCGTGCTTTGGGCCGCACAGTTCAGCCACTTCGGCAGCCATTACCTCACAGGCCATCTTCACGATCGAGCCCCGTAAGAATTCGCGAAACACTTCGCCAACTTCAGCGTTCGAAACTTGCCCAAGCTCGCGCAACAAACTAGATTCAGTCATGGTGGTCTCCCCGTCGGCGGTAACCGACGTAAATTGGAAAATGCAGAAGGCAATATATTGCCTTCTGGGAGACCACCTTTCAACTTTTAACAACGATTCGGACGCTTCCTTGCGAATTCGGCATGCCGACGCAGCGAAGCTGGCGGCTTCGGCAACCGTTGTGGAAACGGAAGTGGTCTCCGTAGTCGGCGCAGTGCCAGAGTTGGTATACAGCGGCGGCTCATCAGCAACGATGCTGGTGGCGGAAAAGTCGCTCGACTGGGAGACCGGCACGGTTCCTACCACGATCGAGCCTGCTCGCTTCGGTGATGAACTGAGGCGAGTAAAGCATTACATCGCCACTAATAACATCTACGGCGTCGACTTGAATGAAACGGCGGTCGAGTTGGGACAGCTTTCGCTATGGCTGGGCAGTATTCACCGACTGCTCGTGAAGGAAGGGGAGAACGGTGGTCGCGATATCTATCAATCGGGAGCAACGCCCTGGTTCGGCCTGCGGCTTCGTTGTGGGAATAGTCTGATCGGAGCTCGTCGGGCGGTGTGGACGACGGAACAGCTTCGTCGAGGCGAACATGCCTGGGCTTCGGCACATATCCAGCAGGTGCAGTCGGACATCGAGCAACTCCGTGAACACACGACGCCAGAAGAGTTCGCCAAGTTTCGCAAGCAGTCGCTTGATCTGGTCACCAAGATCAAATGGGACGAGCTGGCAGAGGGTGCCGACGAGTGCCGAGCCCAAGTCGTGCGGTTTTGCGAGTGTGCGAGGGAGCGAAGCACAGCTGGCCTGAGCAAAGATGAAAAAAAGCTGTACGAAAAGCGGCAGACGATCTGGAAATGGGTCAGCAACCAGAAGGACCAGGACGAGTTACTGGCGTTGTTTGACTTGCTGCATGAAGGACGCATGCGTCAGGTCGAGCGGATCTCGTTTGACATCTTCCTGACGCTGGATGAGCAGCACAGCGAATTCAAAGCCGGACTGCCGCGGCTCTTGAAGCCAGGCGAGTCACGGAGCAACACCGAGATTTTCCACTTCCTAGTCTTTGACCCAGAGATGGTACCGACCCGCAGCGACAAGCTGATGAAGTCGTTCTGGAAGGACGACTGCGACAACGCTGGGGAATGGGTCAAGAAGCAGGTTTCTCCCAAGTGGTCGAAGGAGCCACTCAACGAAGCGATCGCCATCTGTGACCTGATTGACCAGCACTGGCAGACGTATGGTCAGCAGCGTGCGGAAGCTCTGGATGCCACGGCCTGCACTGCCACCGTTTGGCCGGTCCCCGCAAACAGCTCCGAAGCGGTCAAGCCAAGCCCGTCGCTTGCCGAGCAGGAGCGGGTTTGTCGAGAGCTCGAATCAACCTCCGGCAGCTTTCAGCGTCTGCGTCTGGTGATGGATACCTGGTGCAGC
Coding sequences within it:
- a CDS encoding DNA methyltransferase family protein, with amino-acid sequence MPLDTCITNVGEYYSSHYLDSTFAKDVKELVAKWSELGSDAPPRRFQNLSQYYFRAKTQVLDEEEPIRRQFAGDEARGWHSQLLHSLGYTELEPLDHPTEGGDTFVPTLGRVNRYNKPWLVVCETHFCLPEGSLKEGMPSEDPLGMQPYKDQLKNQADHKLCEGDWSRCVGRIFTEEDAPRWILMLAGSQVLLLDRNTFAQGRFLAFDLDDAFGRKEKDTFNHIAAFLSADTLCPDGESDEVLLDKLEEQSHRFAHGVTESLQFAVREAIELLVNEWARDRTEREKRPLLKLAKDELKRSGQNFSLNLPELDDRTYEITAEHLRREALTFVYRLLFCFYAEARGGELEILPVDDNIFRLGYSLESLRDLELVPLTDATSEGTYFHQHLKSLFSIIHGGFRPNDDSNKAEQSRLLFNGETVRAFEVRPLTATLFSPDATPLLNRAELSNGCLQQVIRKLSLSTDKNSRTIGRVNYAELGINQLGAVYEGLLSYKGMFADQELIHVKPASKDFGDKKTPTWFVPKDRLEEFKKDEVERLEDGKPRIYRKGEFILHLNGIDREQSASYYTPEVLTKCLVEEALRELLKDYTPDDADKILQLKICEPAMGSGAFLNEAAEQLATRYLELKQKQLQEKYPSGEVPLSDLRMGMSLALLKLLVVSLAKGYWKRSLGSNRWWN
- a CDS encoding IS256 family transposase — translated: MLKVERWSPRRQYIAFCIFQFTSVTADGETTMTESSLLRELGQVSNAEVGEVFREFLRGSIVKMACEVMAAEVAELCGPKHAPSDCRTYRAGSAAGRILVEGERESVTRPRVRERQEAGGSREVELISYAAANDPEQLEKAVIQALMSGVSTRQMSVVKPKSPGVSRSSVSRLWQEAGTRLIDELRSRDLSGHTWCILMLDGIRLSSDQTAVVALGIDSEGCKHVLDFALGSSENAVVSNELLARLARRGFTCSQRLLAVLDGSDVLRKAVKEHFPDSVIQRCLVHKERNIRGKLSKRHTGELARLFRRLRSVQGYTAAQEVVGELEAFLEPLNAEAFKSLHEAGEDLLALHRLEVPNTLHRSLLSTNAIENSFLNTRRRLGRVTRFRADTDQASRWLSYALLEAEKGFHRISGHKELPKLIAALAREHAATPTKPPSGPVPSPTAPATARAPSL